A genomic region of Vitis vinifera cultivar Pinot Noir 40024 chromosome 7, ASM3070453v1 contains the following coding sequences:
- the LOC100253266 gene encoding UDP-glycosyltransferase 91A1, with protein MDSQALRSKQDDAKLHIVLFPWLAFGHMIPYLELAKLVAQRGHHVSFVSTPRNIDRLPKLPPNLTPFISFVKIPLPHVPNLPENAEATTDLPENKVPFLKQAYNLLEEGITGFLDAAAPDWVLHDFTAYWLVPIATKLGIACGFLSIFTASALCFFNPSGQDHRTEPEDFTVAPKWVPFPSRVAFRYFEVVKIFNNAIAGDASGTSDMHRFEACLRGCDLLAVRSCTELEPEWLRLLEQLYQKPVVPVGQLPPILPHGGDDDEDETWLEIKGWLDKQAGGSVVYVAFGSEAKPNQTELTEIALGLEQSELPFFWALKLKRGPCDIEVIQLSEGFEERTKGRGVVCTSWAPQLKILSHPSIGGFLSHSGWTSVVEALQLERPLILLTFLADQGLNASFLREKRMGYLIPRNEEDGSFTREAVARSLRLVVVEEGDKFYRDKAKEMRAVFGDRDRQNQYVDTLVSCLKEHRRHIHKAARAN; from the coding sequence ATGGATTCTCAGGCTCTGCGATCAAAACAAGATGATGCTAAGCTTCACATAGTCTTGTTTCCATGGCTGGCTTTTGGCCACATGATACCATACTTGGAGTTGGCCAAGCTCGTTGCTCAGAGGGGTCATCATGTCTCCTTCGTTTCCACCCCTAGGAACATCGATCGCCTCCCAAAGCTGCCTCCTAATTTAACACCTTTCATCTCTTTCGTAAAGATCCCCTTACCCCATGTGCCAAACCTGCCGGAGAATGCTGAAGCCACAACGGATCTTCCGGAGAACAAGGTCCCGTTCCTGAAGCAAGCCTACAATCTGCTAGAAGAAGGCATAACTGGCTTCCTGGATGCTGCGGCTCCCGATTGGGTTCTTCATGATTTTACTGCTTATTGGTTGGTGCCTATCGCCACCAAACTGGGTATAGCATGCGGATTTCTGAGTATATTCACAGCGTCTGCTCTGTGTTTTTTCAATCCTAGCGGTCAAGATCATCGTACGGAGCCGGAGGATTTCACCGTTGCCCCCAAATGGGTGCCCTTTCCTTCAAGAGTAGCGTTTCGGTACTTCGAGGTCGTGAAGATCTTCAACAATGCTATAGCGGGTGATGCTTCCGGTACCTCGGATATGCACCGGTTCGAGGCCTGTCTCAGAGGCTGTGATCTGTTGGCCGTGAGAAGTTGCACGGAGTTGGAACCCGAGTGGTTGCGCCTTCTGGAGCAGCTTTACCAGAAACCAGTCGTTCCGGTGGGTCAGCTCCCTCCCATCTTGCCTCACGGTGGGGACGATGACGAGGATGAGACGTGGCTGGAAATCAAAGGTTGGCTGGACAAACAAGCAGGAGGATCGGTGGTGTATGTGGCATTCGGGAGCGAGGCCAAACCCAATCAGACTGAACTCACCGAAATCGCACTTGGATTGGAGCAGTCCGAGTTACCCTTCTTCTGGGCGCTAAAATTGAAGCGCGGGCCTTGTGATATTGAGGTGATCCAGCTGTCAGAAGGATTCGAGGAGCGAACCAAGGGTCGCGGGGTGGTGTGCACGAGTTGGGCGCCTCAGCTCAAGATACTGAGTCACCCTTCCATCGGTGGGTTCTTGAGTCACTCAGGGTGGACCTCTGTGGTGGAGGCACTACAGTTGGAGAGACCTCTAATTCTGTTGACCTTTTTAGCGGATCAAGGCTTGAACGCTAGCTTTTTACGGGAGAAGAGGATGGGGTACTTGATCCCCAGAAATGAGGAAGATGGGTCGTTTACAAGGGAGGCAGTGGCCCGGTCCCTGAggctggtggtggtggaggaagGAGACAAGTTTTACAGGGACAAAGCCAAGGAGATGAGAGCAGTGTTTGGAGACAGGGACAGACAGAACCAGTACGTGGATACTTTGGTGAGTTGCCTGAAAGAGCATAGGCGGCATATCCATAAAGCAGCACGCGCCAACTGA
- the LOC100258401 gene encoding UDP-glycosyltransferase 91A1, with product MDSQALPSKQDDAKLHIVLFPWLAFGHMIPYLELAKLVAQRGHHVSFVSTPRNIDRLPKLPPNLTPFISFVKIPLPHVPNLPENAEATTDLPENKVPFLKQAYNLLEEGITGFLDAAAPDWVLHDFTAYWLVPIATKLGIACGFLSIFTASALCFFNPSGQDHRTEPEDFTVAPKWVPFPSRVAFRYFEVVKIFNNAIAGDASGTSDMHRFEACLRGCDLLAVRSCTELEPEWLRLLEQLYQKPVVPVGQLPPILPHGGDDDEDETWLEIKGWLDKQAGGSVVYVAFGSEAKPNQTELTEIALGLEQSELPFFWALKLKRGPCDTEVIQLPEGFKERTKGRGVVCTSWAPQLKILSHPSIGGFLSHSGWTSVVEALQLERPLILLTFLADQGLNASFLREKKMGCLIPRNEEDGSFTREAVAQSLRLVVVEEGGKIYRDKAKEMRGVFGDRDRQNQYVDTLVSCLKEHRHIHKAKACAD from the coding sequence ATGGATTCTCAAGCTCTGCCATCAAAACAAGATGATGCTAAGCTTCACATAGTCTTGTTTCCATGGCTGGCTTTTGGCCACATGATACCATACTTGGAGCTGGCCAAGCTCGTTGCTCAGAGGGGTCATCATGTCTCCTTCGTTTCCACCCCTAGGAACATCGATCGCCTCCCAAAGCTGCCTCCTAATTTAACACCTTTCATCTCTTTCGTAAAGATCCCCTTACCCCATGTGCCAAACCTGCCGGAGAATGCTGAAGCCACAACGGATCTTCCGGAGAACAAGGTCCCGTTCCTGAAGCAAGCCTACAATCTGCTAGAAGAAGGCATAACTGGCTTCCTGGATGCTGCGGCTCCCGATTGGGTTCTTCATGATTTTACTGCTTATTGGTTGGTGCCTATCGCCACCAAACTGGGTATAGCATGCGGATTTCTGAGTATATTCACAGCGTCTGCTCTGTGTTTTTTCAATCCTAGCGGTCAAGATCATCGTACGGAGCCAGAGGATTTCACCGTTGCCCCCAAGTGGGTGCCCTTTCCTTCAAGAGTAGCGTTTCGGTACTTCGAGGTCGTGAAGATCTTCAACAATGCTATAGCGGGTGATGCTTCCGGTACCTCGGATATGCACCGGTTCGAGGCCTGTCTCAGAGGCTGTGATCTGTTGGCCGTGAGAAGTTGCACGGAGTTGGAACCCGAGTGGTTGCGCCTTCTGGAGCAGCTTTACCAGAAACCAGTCGTTCCGGTGGGTCAGCTCCCTCCCATCTTGCCTCACGGTGGGGACGATGACGAGGATGAGACGTGGCTGGAAATCAAAGGTTGGCTGGACAAACAAGCAGGAGGATCGGTGGTGTATGTGGCATTCGGGAGCGAGGCCAAACCCAATCAGACTGAACTCACTGAAATCGCACTTGGATTGGAGCAGTCCGAGTTACCCTTCTTCTGGGCGTTAAAATTGAAGCGCGGGCCTTGTGATACTGAGGTGATCCAGCTGCCAGAAGGATTCAAGGAGCGAACCAAGGGTCGCGGGGTGGTGTGCACGAGTTGGGCGCCTCAGCTCAAGATACTGAGTCACCCCTCCATTGGTGGGTTCTTGAGTCACTCAGGGTGGACCTCTGTGGTGGAGGCACTACAGTTGGAGAGACCTCTAATTCTGTTGACCTTTTTAGCGGACCAAGGCTTGAACGCTAGCTTTTTGCGGGAGAAGAAGATGGGGTGCTTGATCCCCAGAAATGAGGAAGATGGGTCGTTTACAAGGGAGGCAGTGGCCCAGTCACTGAggctggtggtggtggaggaagGAGGCAAGATTTACAGGGACAAAGCCAAGGAGATGAGAGGAGTGTTTGGAGACAGGGACAGACAGAACCAGTACGTGGATACTTTGGTGAGTTGCCTGAAAGAGCATAGGCATATCCATAAAGCAAAAGCATGCGCCGACTGA